Part of the Mycolicibacterium mengxianglii genome is shown below.
CGGGCCAGCACATCCGCATCGCCGGGGAAGACGTGACTGCGGGGACGACGGTATTGCGGGCCGGCCAGCCGGTCACCCCCGCCGCGCTGGGCTTGGCGGCGGCACTGGGAATCGCCGAGCTGGAAGTGGCGCCCCGGCAACGGGTCCTGGTGATGTCGACGGGCACCGAACTCGTCGCGGCGGGCACGCCGCTGCAGCCCGGCCAGATCTACGAATCCAACGCGCCGATGCTGGCGGCGGCGGTCCGCGACGCCGGTGCCGAATCGATCACCGCGCCGATGTCGACCGACGACGTGGCCGAGTTCCGCGCCGCGCTGTCGGCCCATGCCACCGGGGTGGACCTCATCGTCACCACCGGCGGGGTGAGTGCCGGTGCCTACGAGGTGGTCAAGGACGCCCTGGCGCACGGCGAAAACAGCACGGTGGAATTCGTGAAGGTGGCGATGCAGCCGGGCATGCCGCAGGGCGCCGGGCGGGTCGGGGCCACCCCCATCGTCACCCTGCCCGGTAACCCGGTCAGTGCGCTGGTGTCTTTCGAGGTGTTCCTCCGGCCGGCGCTACGCGCGGCGATGGGTCTGCCCAACGCGCAGCGGCCGCTGCGCACCGCCACCCTCACCGAGGCGCTGACGTCGCCAAGCGGTAAGCGCCAGTTCCGCCGCGGGGTGTACGACGCCGACGCGGGCACCGTGACCAGCTACGGGCCGCCGGCCTCACATCACCTGAAGTGGCTGGCCTCGGCGAACTGTCTGCTGGAAATCCCCGAGGACGTCACCGAACTCGGCGCCGGCAGCACCGTGCGGGTCTGGGATCTGTCCGGCTAGAGAGGTCCTCGTGGTGCCGCCGACGGCGTGCCCGGCAAATCGCCGCCCGCACATACCTACAATGGCCGACGTGGCCAGACGCCCTCGCTCGTCCGAAGCTTCACACCTGCTCGACCTGGTGCGCTCCACGGTTCCGCCGATGCACCGTGCCGGGCTGCCCTTTGTCGGGACCAGCCTGGCCGTTGCCGCCTTGGGCTACCGGTCGCGCTGGGTGCGCACCGCGGGCCTGCTGTCGGCCGCCGCGAACGCGGGATTCTTCCGGCATCCGAACCGGGTCCCGCCCACCCGCCCGGGTGTCGTCGTCTCCCCCGCCGACGGCCAGGTGTGCCTGATCGAACATGCCGTGCCACCGCCGGAACTCGGCCTGCCCGCCACCCCGCTGCTGCGGGTGAGCGTCTTCTTGTCGATCCTCGATGCGCACGTGCAGCGGGCCCCGATCGGCGGCGAGGTGGTGGCCGTGAAATACCGGCCGGGCCTGTTCGGCACCGCGGACCTGCCGTCCGCCAGCTCCGATAACGAGCGCAACTCGATCGTCATCCGCACGCCCGACGGCGTGGACATCATCACCACCCAGATCGCCGGCCTGGTGGCGCGACGCATCGTGTGCAACGTGGCGGCCGGCGACAAGATCGCCATCGGCGACACCTACGGGCTCATCCGGTTCGGTTCTCGGCTGGACACCTACTTGCCGGAGGGGTCGAACCTGTTGGTCAGCCTCGGGCAGCGGGCGATCGCCGGCGAGACCGTCCTGGCCGAGCTGCCGTGATCGGGAATCGGGGAACCGTCCGGGGGCAGCAGCCCAAACGCCGGCCGTCGGCCATGCGGATCCTGCCCAGCGCCACCACCGTGCTGGCCATCTGCGCCGGCCTGACGTCGATCAAGTTCGCCCTCGACGGCCGACCGCACATCGCGCTGGCGTTGATCGGAGCGGCCGCGGTGCTCGACGGCATCGACGGCGGAATCGCGCGCGCATTGGACGCGCAGTCGCGCATGGGCGCCGAGATCGACTCCCTGGCCGACGCAGTGAACTTCGGGGTGGCTCCCGCGCTCGTGGTGTACGTGACGTTGTTGCCGACGTCTCCGGTCGGCTGGATCTTCGCACTGCTGTACGCGGTGTGCATCGTGCTGCGGTTGGCGCGGTTCAACGCGCTGCTCGACGACAACACCAAACCGGCCTACACCCGGCAGTACTTCACCGGAATGCCCGCACCCTGCGGCGCGGTCGGTGTCATCGGCCCGCTTGCCGCCATGCTGCAGTTCGGCGACGGCTGGTGGACCTCACCGTGGTTCGTCTGCGTGTGGTTCGCGGCGAACGCCGCCCTGCTGGTGAGCCGGGTGCCGACCCTGGCGCTCAAATCGGTGTCGATGCCCACCAACGCCGCGCCGATCCTGTTGATCGCCATCGCCGCCGCGGCGGCCGCGCTGCTGCTGTTCCCCTACGTGCTGGTGCTGCTGATCATCGTCGGCTACCTGTGCGTCATGCCGTTCACGGTGCGCAGCCAACGGTGGGTCGCCGCGCGCCCCGAAACCTGGAACGACAAGCCGGGTCAGCGCCGGGCCACCCGCCGCGCGCAGCGCCGGGCGCAGCCGAACCGCCGATCGATGACGCGGCTGGGGCTGCGTAGGCCGGGCGGCTGACCTGATGGCACCGGGCTCTCGATGACGGCGACGCTGACGCTGACCGCGCGGTTGAACACCGCGGCGCTGGACGCGCGCCGCGGCGTGGTCCGACTGCACCCCGAGGCGATCGCCGCGCTCGGCATCCGGGAGTGGGACGCGGTGACGCTGACCGGGGCACGGGCCACCGCCGCGGTGGTCGGGGTGGCCGGGGCCGGGACCCCGGTGGGCACCGCTCTGCTCGACGACGTCACGTTGTCCAACGCAGGTCTGCGCGAGGACACCGCCGTGGTGGTGACACCGGCCTCGGTGGCCGGTGCGCGTTCGGTGACGGTCACGGGGTCGAAGTTGGCGACGGGTTCGGTCAGTCCGGCGACATTGCGCCAGGCGCTGCTGGGCAAGGTGATGACCGTCGGTGACACGGTGTCCCTGCTGCCCCGGGATCTGGGGCCGGGCACCTCGACGTCGGCGGCCAGTTCCGCCCTGGCCCGTGCGGTGGGGATCACCTGGACCTCCGAACTGCTGACGGTCGCCGCGGTGGACCCGGCCGGCCCGGTGAGTGTGCAACCCAATTCACTGGTGCACTGGGGCGACGGCAGCTCCACCGCGCCCCAGGATCTGCATCACCCCGCCGCCGAGTCCCAGCATCCGAAGGTCAGCTTTGACGACCTCAAAGGCTCCCACGCGCAGGCGAGCAAGCTGACCGAAT
Proteins encoded:
- the moeA gene encoding molybdopterin molybdotransferase MoeA gives rise to the protein MRSVEEHQRIVAALITPRAGIRLPLAETLGLVLTADVVAPLSLPGFDNSAMDGYAVRAQDIADATAEHPVPLPVAEDIPAGRTDPLTLAPGTAHRIMTGAPVPAGATAVVPVERTDGGTETVEIRASAAAGQHIRIAGEDVTAGTTVLRAGQPVTPAALGLAAALGIAELEVAPRQRVLVMSTGTELVAAGTPLQPGQIYESNAPMLAAAVRDAGAESITAPMSTDDVAEFRAALSAHATGVDLIVTTGGVSAGAYEVVKDALAHGENSTVEFVKVAMQPGMPQGAGRVGATPIVTLPGNPVSALVSFEVFLRPALRAAMGLPNAQRPLRTATLTEALTSPSGKRQFRRGVYDADAGTVTSYGPPASHHLKWLASANCLLEIPEDVTELGAGSTVRVWDLSG
- a CDS encoding phosphatidylserine decarboxylase: MARRPRSSEASHLLDLVRSTVPPMHRAGLPFVGTSLAVAALGYRSRWVRTAGLLSAAANAGFFRHPNRVPPTRPGVVVSPADGQVCLIEHAVPPPELGLPATPLLRVSVFLSILDAHVQRAPIGGEVVAVKYRPGLFGTADLPSASSDNERNSIVIRTPDGVDIITTQIAGLVARRIVCNVAAGDKIAIGDTYGLIRFGSRLDTYLPEGSNLLVSLGQRAIAGETVLAELP
- a CDS encoding CDP-alcohol phosphatidyltransferase family protein; this translates as MRILPSATTVLAICAGLTSIKFALDGRPHIALALIGAAAVLDGIDGGIARALDAQSRMGAEIDSLADAVNFGVAPALVVYVTLLPTSPVGWIFALLYAVCIVLRLARFNALLDDNTKPAYTRQYFTGMPAPCGAVGVIGPLAAMLQFGDGWWTSPWFVCVWFAANAALLVSRVPTLALKSVSMPTNAAPILLIAIAAAAAALLLFPYVLVLLIIVGYLCVMPFTVRSQRWVAARPETWNDKPGQRRATRRAQRRAQPNRRSMTRLGLRRPGG